TGGAGGCAGTCAACGGGACAGATGTTCGGTTAAAATGCACTTTCTCCAGCTTTGCCCCTGTGGGTGATGCCCTGACAGTGACATGGAATTTCCGTCCTCGAGATGGGGGCCCTGAGCAGTTTGTAAGTAGATTCTTATCACCTTCCAGCAGACCCTTGACTAGGATGTATTCAGGCAGTGATTCTCCAGGGTCAAAGACCGTTTCACAGGGGTCTGCTAAGACCATCGGAAACCGTagctatttacattatggttcataactaccaaaattatagttatgaagtagcatggttgggagtcaccccaacatgaggaactgtatattaaagggtcgaagcattaggaaggttgagaaccactgtattaagacattccttttttttttttttcccctttgccttcCCTGTGTTAGCCACATGCCCGGGGTTAACTTGGGAACCAGTTCTTAGGACAGATCgtgatagattaaaaaaaaagggaagcAAGGGAGTGTTCTGAGGAGCTAGCTGGACTGTTGCTCAGACTTGCCTCCTGCCTCGGACAGAGTGGGAGATTTCATCCTCTGCCCCTCTGTAGGTGTTTTACTACCACACGGATCCCTTCAGTCCCATGAGTGGACGGTTCAAGGACCGGGTGGTCTGGGATGGGAACCCTGGACGGTACGATGTCTCCATCATCCTCTGGAAGCTGCAGTTCGATGACAATGGGACATACACCTGCCAGGTGAAGAACCCACCTGATGTCGATGGTCTGGTAGGGTCGATCCGGCTCAGCGTGGTGCACACTGGTAGGTTTTGGGATTTAAAgctgaaccaaaagaaaaaaaatgccatctTTTGTGATGTTGTCAGGGAGGAGGACCTGGGCTTCAGGGCTGGGAACTTCAGAGACTGAAGAGTCCTGGAGTGAAAAATAAAGGCTTTGTTTGGTCctggaaagaaacaaagtaatGCAAAGAGATCTGAGGAATCTGTGACAAGAATGGCTTTCAGATGGTGAAAGGGACCGGAAGCTGCTCTGATAAAAAGACTCACAATAGTTGGCACACACTATCTCATTTAATCCGGACACACTATCAGTAACGGTCCCAGTGCTTACTCAGTGCTCCCTGCTCTCAGGGGCTTTACAcgatacattttatttattcttttaaaaacaattcaaaaattaTTACAGTATGTGCACGGGTGGTTttcttgcatatatgtctgtgtaccacttaagtgcctgatgcccatggaggccagagagggtgtcagatcccgtggaactggagttacagatagttgtgagctaccgtgtgagtgctgggaatccaacccaggtcctctgaaaaagcagccactgcccttaactgctgagtcatctctccagactcatTTATTCTTTATACATCTCATGAGCTGTATATCAAGTGTCTCCCATTTTACTAacaaggaaactgagactcacTAAGTTTAAGTCTCTTGCCCAAATTCATATAGTTAGTAAATGAGGTCACTTCAGGCTCAAACTCCACCATCTTAGACTCTCAAACTGTTCTCTAACTAGTTTACTGAGTTGCCTGCATTACATGGTCAACCTGGAAAATGATGCCAGGTGACAAGGAACATGGATCACAACATTTCTGAGTTGGACAACTGGGGGTTGAACCCTGGCTACTTGTGTATCAATTATACATAAATTTTACTTTTGTCATGAGTATGGTGAGAATAATATAACAAAGATTTTGGTGAGGACAAAATGATGCAATGAATTTATGAAAGTCTTTCAAAGTCTGAACTGTACTGAAAATTATAATAGCTACATGTATCCAACACTTATGGGCAGGCACAATTTAtaggaattgttttatttttataagcacTCAAGAAATGAATATTGTTCTGTCTTAACATAGGAGGAAACTGagattcaataaaaataaataagtaacccAGGTCACACAGTTAATTAGATAAAGCTagctctcttgtgtgtgtgtgtgtgtgtgtgtgtgtgtgtgtgtatgtgtgtgtgtgtgtgtgtgcgcgcgcgcgctcatgtgcatgtacatgagagagagagatagagatacaaAGTTTTGTTATCTGAGAAAAGATTTCTCAATATAGCTCAGGCTCCATCAAAcatgagatcctcctgccttagcttcttaAGAGTTAAGGTGGTTTGTGTTCTTAGCTAACACACAGCATTGTTTAAAACATCTTAGTATAGCAAGTAGTATGATTGTCTCCTGTCACTATTACCTAGATCAGTTTAAAGCCATCTTTCTAAGCTCTACCAAGAGACAGCTGTTTGGTCTACATGGATCATTTGAGTACTGAAAGAAGTAATATCTTCAGcctcagttgtttttgtttttgtttttgtttttttttctgataggtTAGgttaaaaaaaccccaaaccacaaacaaaaacagcagaaagcaaacaacaaaaacaacacaaagaccaGCAGCTGTTCAACATATCagcatcactttttttttttttttgagagcctATAGAAAGCTGTGGCTCTGTTTCCCTACTTTAAGAAATGGAGGTACACTTAAACAGACTCCCCATTCTCTATTatatgtgttttgcttgcacatatATCTGTGCATCAATTGTGagcttggtgcctgcagaggccagaagaaggcactggatcccctggaacttctTCATCCTTCCTGATGGATTCTAGGCTGGAAACTCCTGACACAGACATTCTCTTGATGTCCTTTCTGGCTCTTAGGGCTTATTGCTTTACTTGCCTGTCTTCCTGgggatggcacacacacacacacacacacacacacacacacacacacacacacacacagagcacctTGGGTGTAATGCTTGTGGCCTTTCATTTCTATCATAATGACACAGTAGGCACTTTAGAGCCTGAATGGATGAAGGGGTGAGTAGTTTGGCAGGACTGTGTTGGACAGAGTTCTGACTAGGTTAGCAGTAACTTGAATTACCGGCAGTTTAACTGACTCAGTGGTTCTCAGTGTTTGGCTGTTGTCACCATCACCTGGAAGACATGTCCAAACGAAGACTAGATGGCTGGAtttacctcccccccccccagtgcttcTGGTCCAGCATGTTTGGGGTAGGGCCTGAGAATTTCACTTCAAAGCTCTCCAGTGGTGATGTCACTGCTTCTGGAGTCACGCTAGAGAAGCTctgatgtagtgtgtgtgtgggtttcccACTGCTGCCAAAGGCTACAGCATGATGTGCTGTTTTAATTGTAAAAGTAGGAGAAAGGAAGATGCTGGTTAATGACGAGATGCATTATCATTGCCTTTAGATTTCACTTCACTCACTGCT
This genomic stretch from Cricetulus griseus strain 17A/GY chromosome 4, alternate assembly CriGri-PICRH-1.0, whole genome shotgun sequence harbors:
- the Mpzl2 gene encoding myelin protein zero-like protein 2, which encodes MYGKSPARVLPLLLGLQLTALCPTAAVEIYTSGALEAVNGTDVRLKCTFSSFAPVGDALTVTWNFRPRDGGPEQFVFYYHTDPFSPMSGRFKDRVVWDGNPGRYDVSIILWKLQFDDNGTYTCQVKNPPDVDGLVGSIRLSVVHTVPFSEIFFLAVAIGSACAVMIIVVIAVVLFQHFRKKRWAKRADKNEGIKSTEEEKLKQENKVSIYLEDTD